A segment of the Ramlibacter agri genome:
CTCCACCGGCTTGCGGCGCACGTCGTTGGCGCGGTCTGCCGCGCTGCGGTCCGGTTCCGCGACGATGGCGGCGTAGCGCGCCGGATCAGGCGTCAAAGGCCCGCTGGCGCAGGCGGCCAGGACGAGGGCGAACAAGGCGGAGGCGGCGAAGGGGCGCATGAAGACTCCTGTCTGGACCGCCTGCATTCTGCTTCAACCGGCGTAATCCTCCGGGCTGTGGCGGTCCACCCCGTGCTGCATGCCCGCCACGCGCACCACGGTGCTGACGACGAAGGCCACCAACAGGTTGATGACCAGCGACCACACGGCGGCATAGCCGGGGACCGCCATGCCGAACAGGTGGATGGTGAAAGTGGAACTCGCGAAGTGCAGCGAAGCGGCCATCCAGGTGCCGGTGACGATGCCCGCGGCCCAACCGAGCAGCAGGCCGCGGTACTCGAGCACCCGCGTGTACAGGCCCAGCACCACCGCCGGCAAGGTCTGGATGATCCAGATGCCGCCCAGCAGCTGCAACTGGATCGCGAAGGTCAGCGGCAGGCCGAGGATGAACACCAGCGCGCCCACCTTCACGATCAGCGAGCAGTACTTGGCGACCTGCGTTTCCTCGTGGTGCGCCATGTCGCGGTTGAAGAACTCCTTGTGGATGTTGCGCGTGTACAGGTTGGCCGCCGCGATGGACATGATGGCCGCCGGCACCAGCGCGCCGATGCCGATGGCGGCGAAGGCGACGCCGACGAACCACGAGGGGAAGAAGTGCAGGAACAGCGCCGGCACCGCGAAGTTCGGGCCGAAGGCCTTGAAGTAGGGCGCGAACTCCGGCATGTCCTTCACGCCCGAGGCCAGTGCCATGTAGCCCAGCAGCGCCAGCAGCCCGAGCACCAGCGAATAGGCTGGCAACAGCGCCGTGTTGCGGCGGATGGTGTCGCCCGAGGCCGAGGCCAGCAGCGCCGTCACCGAGTGCGGATACAGGAACAGCGCCAGCGCGGAGCCCACCGCCAACGTGGCATACGCGCTGTAGCCATTGAGGCTGGTCGCATCGGGCGACTTCAGCAGCAGCTTGTCCGCCGGCACGGCGCCGAAGATGGCGCCGAAGCCGCCCAGCTGCGCCGGGATGACGATGACCGCGACGATGATCGTCAGGTAGATCAGCAGGTCCTTGACGATGGCGATCATGGCCGGCGCGCGCAGGCCCGAGGTGTACGTGTAGGCCGCCAGGATGGCGAAGGCGATGATGAGGGGAATGTCGCCGACCAAGCCGGTGGTCTGGAAGCCGAGCGCGCCGATCACCACTTCGATCCCCACCAGCTGCAGCGCGATGTAAGGCATGGTGGCCACGATCCCTGTCACCGCGATCGCGAGGCCCAACATGCGGCTGCCGTGGCGTGCGCTGACGAAGTCCGCCGCCGTCACGTGCCCATGCCGCTTGGCCACGGCCCACAGCTTCGGGAACACGACGAAGGCAAAGGGGTAGATCAGCACCGTGTAAGGCACGGCGAAGAAGCCGGTGGCGCCCGCGCCGAACACCAGCGCCGGCACGGCGACGAAGGTGTAGGCGGTGTAGAGGTCGCCGCCCAGCAGGAACCAGGTGACGATGGTGCCGAAGCGCCGGCCGCCCAGGCCCCATTCGTCCAGGTGCGCCAGGTCGCCGCGCCGCCAGTGCGCCGCGAAGAAGCCGAGGACCGTGACGAAGATGAACAGCGCCACGAACACGATGGTGGCGGTGACGTTCATGACTGGCCCCGCGTCTTGAAGTAGACGAAGCCCGTGATCACCGCGCTCACCAGCACCCACAGCAGCTGGTACCAGTAGAAGAAGGGAAAGCCCCAGAGCTGCGGGTCGATGCGGTTGTACGACGGGACCCAGACCATCGCGATCCAGGGGATCACCAGCAGCCAGAGCCAGGAGCGGGATGTCTTCTGCGCCATGTCGGATCACCTCCGGAGCCGGAGGGTAAACCCGAACGCCCGCTTTGGGGCGACGCGCTGCTCAGCCTTGTCGCCGCACCAGGGTGAGGTACTCCGACCGCGTCTGCGGCATGACCGCCCCCACCACCTGGTCGTACGAAGTCTTGTGGCGCGAGAGCATGCGCGCCGAAGCCACCAGCTTCGAGCGGCAGTACCAGTGGCAGGTGTGCTGCAACAGGAACAGTTCGGCCGAGATCGCGAAAGCGCGCTCGCGGGCCGTCGCCGAAGCGCCAGATTCGATGGCCCTGCGGATGCCGCGGGCATGGACGGCCAGCGCCTCGCGCATGTCGAAGCTGGGGAACCAGGCGGACGCGAACGGCGCCCACACCGGGAACAGGCTTACCTGCGCAATGGCGGCGTCAGCGGCGGCGAAGTCCGAGGCCAGGCGCGCGACCTGCGAGCCCAGCTCCTGCTCGTTGGCGCGCAGCACGTCCCACACCTGCTCCTGGCGGGCGGGGTCGGTTTCGCCGAGCGCGCGCAGGTAGCCCTGCGCCACGGACTCCAGGTTTCTCTCGATGCGGTGGCGGGAGAGGAAGGCGGCGAGCAGGGCGATGCGCTGGCGCTGCTGGCGCGTCTTCAGCATCCAGCAGGCTCCCAGCACGAGGACGGTAAGCAGCAAGGGGTCCATGGGAACTGTCGAGGATAGCAGTAGCATTGGCGGGCCCGGGCTTCCCGGGAACAACCAACAAAAGGAGACAAACTTGAAGTACAGGACCCTGCTGCCCCTGGCCCTGCTGGCCCTTGCCGCCACC
Coding sequences within it:
- the mctP gene encoding monocarboxylate uptake permease MctP, giving the protein MNVTATIVFVALFIFVTVLGFFAAHWRRGDLAHLDEWGLGGRRFGTIVTWFLLGGDLYTAYTFVAVPALVFGAGATGFFAVPYTVLIYPFAFVVFPKLWAVAKRHGHVTAADFVSARHGSRMLGLAIAVTGIVATMPYIALQLVGIEVVIGALGFQTTGLVGDIPLIIAFAILAAYTYTSGLRAPAMIAIVKDLLIYLTIIVAVIVIPAQLGGFGAIFGAVPADKLLLKSPDATSLNGYSAYATLAVGSALALFLYPHSVTALLASASGDTIRRNTALLPAYSLVLGLLALLGYMALASGVKDMPEFAPYFKAFGPNFAVPALFLHFFPSWFVGVAFAAIGIGALVPAAIMSIAAANLYTRNIHKEFFNRDMAHHEETQVAKYCSLIVKVGALVFILGLPLTFAIQLQLLGGIWIIQTLPAVVLGLYTRVLEYRGLLLGWAAGIVTGTWMAASLHFASSTFTIHLFGMAVPGYAAVWSLVINLLVAFVVSTVVRVAGMQHGVDRHSPEDYAG
- a CDS encoding DUF3311 domain-containing protein — encoded protein: MAQKTSRSWLWLLVIPWIAMVWVPSYNRIDPQLWGFPFFYWYQLLWVLVSAVITGFVYFKTRGQS